The proteins below are encoded in one region of Ereboglobus luteus:
- a CDS encoding IPT/TIG domain-containing protein produces the protein MKLNALLFIVMLASSLTAAPMDSTTLADFDFSDAQKARTQALIDNGTLQLERVLAAPDTGYRHVGWPVATRLPDGRTVVLIRNLRNHSGYDSYPDNARRVIYSDDMVAWQPADVLSASPALGINAEGNVASLGKYDYKGMHALSWAYPTGSDNPRLVAVTGKHDSDDTTLTAGKLFRVYLSDDRGVTWREQTDALSALPTAAVHSGPNMIRHPEFGLVVPFGQVTGSGTGKANYLASSSNAGETWQVRSWANTADSRSIEPALATWGSGHMVMIGRERTNAYGYDSVSGKYYYTQHVYAHTPGAAFSSISFTTARTNIAGNGQTPTAKGKNAYEAHDTAEVIYNPVTGRIEMIQSSRWGNGAEDPLPADPSNVDTVNNSLNIWSIDPVDLLNGGATWRFDGNIVERQGIILGGWDSSIYGDKGNKDGFHPGGSIVDEAAGKQHIFVYVGIYTQYASAYRISRPLDTYAFRVACGLPALPAPVITSVSEPDADNHVTIIGSNFTDLKEVLIADVPALIASSTDTEIKISIRGGVKVGDKIIVRTDNGITSATSGMTHPAPVVDSVSCQAVWPGNTVTITGTNLTSVNKVFFGNIEVSSFVSQTDGQIVVIVPEGVTDGSISVRAPGGIGTPPNNGEYKAAVKPFNLGELVSSQSAVTGYHPLDLVASGTGIPDPSFKWQYRPNSSADWADVGGSSDYQGAAGDHLTIVNTAGKNGWQYRYVAMNHTEDVYSNEMTLRLLAETLPAPAGITATSGTANPDLYITDIQSHTVQKITQTDWQVAAFAGQSGSAGNADGAATEALFRSPRGVAINTAGDMIIADTGNSLIRTISADGVVTTTATTFNHPRATVAHDATGDVYIADTSNHLIKKIAPDGTVTLLAGAGIPGYANGVGPGVLFNAPSGIAIDVAGNLYIADTGNNAIRYLSAVTGSVTTLAGKPNAAGAVDGAVSAATFRAPQGVAVDSNGDVFVCDTGNSLIREIHSGTVYTIAGQTPGIAGFKDGSGTNAWFANPTALVLAEDGNLYVADTGNAVIRRIDGDDNVTTLPLMEYTGTNTPPAPSPDSGGGGGGGLSWYFIVTMLVFVGVRLGGNKKQQDL, from the coding sequence ATGAAACTAAACGCCTTGTTATTTATTGTCATGCTTGCCTCCTCGCTCACCGCGGCGCCGATGGACAGCACCACGCTTGCAGACTTCGATTTTAGTGACGCGCAAAAAGCGCGCACGCAGGCGTTGATAGACAACGGCACGCTGCAGCTGGAGCGCGTGCTTGCCGCACCGGACACCGGTTATCGCCACGTGGGCTGGCCCGTCGCGACGCGACTGCCCGACGGGCGCACGGTGGTGTTGATCCGAAACCTCCGGAACCACTCGGGATACGACAGCTATCCAGACAACGCCCGTCGTGTAATATATTCCGATGACATGGTCGCGTGGCAGCCCGCTGATGTGTTGAGCGCTTCGCCCGCATTGGGTATCAACGCGGAGGGGAATGTCGCTTCGCTTGGCAAATATGACTACAAGGGAATGCATGCCTTGTCCTGGGCTTACCCGACGGGATCTGATAATCCGCGGCTTGTGGCCGTCACGGGAAAGCATGATAGCGATGACACCACATTGACGGCGGGAAAACTCTTCCGCGTGTATCTTTCCGATGATCGCGGCGTGACTTGGCGCGAGCAAACCGACGCGCTTTCCGCCTTGCCGACTGCGGCCGTCCATTCCGGCCCGAATATGATTCGCCATCCGGAGTTTGGTCTTGTTGTGCCTTTCGGCCAGGTAACGGGTAGCGGCACCGGCAAGGCAAATTATCTCGCGAGCAGTTCCAATGCCGGCGAAACTTGGCAGGTCAGATCTTGGGCTAACACGGCCGACTCCCGCAGCATTGAGCCCGCTCTCGCCACATGGGGATCTGGGCATATGGTGATGATCGGGCGCGAACGCACCAACGCCTACGGTTACGATTCAGTCTCTGGAAAATACTATTATACGCAGCATGTGTATGCGCACACCCCTGGCGCGGCCTTCTCCAGTATTTCGTTCACCACCGCCCGCACCAATATTGCGGGTAATGGACAGACTCCCACAGCCAAGGGCAAGAATGCATACGAGGCGCATGACACCGCCGAAGTTATATACAATCCCGTCACAGGCCGCATTGAAATGATCCAAAGCTCCCGCTGGGGCAACGGCGCGGAGGATCCGCTCCCCGCCGATCCGTCCAATGTGGACACCGTCAACAACTCGCTCAACATCTGGAGCATTGATCCCGTTGATCTGCTTAATGGAGGTGCAACGTGGCGTTTTGATGGAAACATCGTGGAACGCCAGGGCATTATTCTCGGAGGATGGGATTCCTCGATATATGGTGATAAGGGCAACAAGGACGGCTTCCATCCCGGCGGTTCCATTGTGGACGAGGCCGCTGGCAAGCAGCACATCTTTGTGTATGTTGGTATTTACACGCAATACGCCAGCGCCTACCGCATCAGCCGTCCGCTTGATACTTACGCTTTCCGCGTTGCTTGTGGTTTGCCGGCGCTGCCGGCGCCGGTGATCACAAGTGTGTCCGAACCCGACGCCGATAATCATGTCACCATTATTGGTTCCAATTTTACAGATCTCAAGGAGGTGCTCATCGCCGATGTTCCGGCGCTGATTGCTTCTAGCACTGACACTGAAATCAAAATTTCCATTCGTGGAGGAGTGAAGGTTGGTGACAAAATTATCGTGCGCACTGACAATGGCATCACTTCCGCCACCTCTGGCATGACCCATCCGGCGCCTGTGGTTGATTCCGTTTCCTGCCAAGCCGTCTGGCCCGGGAATACCGTTACCATTACCGGCACTAATCTCACATCGGTAAACAAGGTGTTTTTTGGTAACATTGAGGTTTCTTCGTTTGTTTCCCAAACCGATGGGCAAATCGTTGTGATTGTCCCCGAGGGCGTCACTGACGGTTCCATTTCAGTGCGCGCGCCCGGTGGCATCGGGACGCCTCCAAATAATGGCGAATACAAAGCGGCGGTTAAACCATTCAATCTGGGCGAGCTTGTTTCTTCGCAGTCTGCCGTCACTGGATACCATCCTCTTGATCTGGTTGCCTCCGGCACAGGCATTCCCGATCCTTCTTTCAAATGGCAGTATCGCCCAAATAGTTCCGCTGACTGGGCCGATGTTGGCGGCTCGTCAGATTATCAGGGTGCGGCCGGCGATCATCTCACCATTGTCAACACTGCGGGGAAAAACGGCTGGCAATATCGTTATGTCGCGATGAACCACACGGAGGACGTTTACAGCAACGAAATGACGCTGCGGCTCCTCGCCGAGACGCTTCCCGCTCCCGCCGGCATCACGGCGACCTCCGGCACCGCCAACCCCGACCTCTATATCACCGACATCCAGTCGCACACTGTCCAAAAAATCACACAAACTGACTGGCAGGTTGCTGCTTTCGCCGGCCAGTCTGGCTCGGCTGGCAATGCGGATGGTGCCGCCACTGAAGCGCTCTTTCGCAGCCCCCGAGGCGTCGCCATAAATACTGCGGGCGACATGATCATCGCGGACACGGGCAACTCCCTCATCCGCACCATCTCCGCCGATGGTGTTGTGACAACCACTGCCACAACATTCAATCATCCCCGCGCGACTGTCGCGCACGATGCGACGGGGGATGTTTACATCGCCGACACTAGCAATCACCTCATCAAAAAAATCGCCCCCGATGGCACTGTCACCCTCCTCGCTGGCGCAGGCATTCCAGGTTACGCCAATGGTGTCGGTCCCGGCGTGCTATTCAACGCCCCGTCCGGCATCGCGATCGATGTCGCCGGCAACCTCTATATTGCCGACACCGGTAATAATGCCATCCGCTACCTCTCGGCCGTCACTGGCAGCGTGACCACTCTCGCGGGTAAACCCAACGCGGCCGGCGCGGTTGATGGCGCGGTTTCCGCCGCCACATTCAGGGCGCCGCAGGGCGTGGCAGTTGACTCAAACGGCGATGTCTTTGTGTGCGACACGGGTAATTCCCTCATTCGGGAAATCCATTCCGGCACTGTATACACAATCGCAGGCCAGACTCCAGGCATCGCCGGGTTCAAGGACGGTTCGGGAACCAACGCATGGTTCGCCAACCCGACCGCGCTTGTCCTCGCCGAGGATGGCAATCTCTACGTGGCCGACACCGGCAATGCAGTCATCCGTCGCATCGACGGCGATGACAACGTTACCACACTTCCGCTTATGGAATACACCGGCACGAACACTCCCCCCGCTCCCTCGCCTGATTCCGGTGGCGGCGGCGGTGGCGGCCTGTCCTGGTATTTCATCGTCACCATGCTTGTCTTCGTCGGAGTCCGTCTTGGTGGAAACAAAAAACAACAGGATCTTTGA
- a CDS encoding sulfatase family protein translates to MKKNRDMVKRSPVVELAHAHITKYVTAGLLPAVMVAGGVLDANAQKPGGWKAPFIKARGDAPNILWICTDQQRWDTIGALGNKYVKTPNIDRLVREGVSFTNAHCQSPVSAPSRASFLTGMYPSAVRVTRNGNAVWPEAAPLVTKLLKDAGYECGLAGKFHLSTAMARRPEIRPADDGYTTYHYSHSPYQGGSKNDYLKYWLDRGIDINALKKQNGYVPAKYHQTTWCVDRAIDFIKERREWPWQFSLNVYDPHNPLDPPQEYIDRYNIDELPAPRFKESDLKEKSAFNNVVFQSRPKKYPGAENRRRTARYLAQIDMIDENIGRLMKALEESGQLENTLIIFMSDHGDMLGDHGLINKGCRFYNGLVRVPLVFWHPKKLMQNLRSDALVELIDVVPTLLELAGLPVSGKIQGKSLLPILTGEASADFHKEHVRCEYYDKSSNEGGKIAGGTMFRTKKYKLALYHGHAKGELFDMENDPDEFTNLWDDPAHQQVLMKLIRQSYDASIEAFDKGPEKIARY, encoded by the coding sequence ATGAAAAAGAATCGCGACATGGTCAAAAGGAGCCCGGTTGTCGAACTGGCGCATGCACATATTACAAAGTATGTGACTGCTGGTTTGCTGCCCGCCGTCATGGTCGCAGGGGGCGTGTTGGACGCAAACGCGCAGAAACCCGGGGGCTGGAAAGCGCCGTTTATCAAAGCCAGAGGTGACGCGCCCAACATTCTGTGGATATGCACCGACCAACAGCGTTGGGACACTATTGGCGCTTTGGGAAACAAATATGTGAAAACCCCGAACATCGACCGGCTTGTGAGGGAGGGCGTCAGCTTCACCAATGCGCATTGCCAGTCGCCTGTCAGCGCGCCGAGCCGGGCCAGTTTTCTTACAGGCATGTATCCTTCGGCGGTCCGGGTCACTCGCAACGGCAACGCAGTCTGGCCGGAAGCCGCGCCACTGGTGACCAAATTGCTGAAGGACGCCGGTTATGAGTGCGGACTTGCGGGGAAGTTCCATCTTTCAACCGCCATGGCCCGCCGTCCGGAGATTCGTCCCGCCGACGATGGTTACACAACCTATCATTACAGCCACAGCCCGTATCAAGGCGGTTCAAAAAACGACTATCTAAAATACTGGCTCGACCGGGGCATTGATATCAATGCGCTTAAAAAGCAAAATGGCTACGTGCCGGCGAAATACCATCAGACGACTTGGTGCGTGGATCGGGCCATTGATTTCATAAAAGAGAGGCGGGAGTGGCCGTGGCAGTTCAGCTTGAATGTATACGATCCGCACAATCCCCTCGACCCTCCTCAGGAGTATATTGATCGTTATAATATCGACGAACTGCCCGCACCGCGATTCAAGGAGTCGGACTTGAAGGAAAAAAGCGCCTTCAATAATGTGGTCTTTCAGTCCAGGCCGAAAAAATACCCGGGAGCTGAGAACCGGCGGCGCACGGCCAGATATCTGGCTCAAATCGACATGATTGATGAAAACATCGGACGTCTGATGAAAGCGTTGGAGGAGAGCGGACAGCTTGAAAACACGTTGATTATATTCATGTCCGACCACGGTGACATGCTTGGGGATCACGGGTTGATCAACAAGGGATGCCGTTTCTACAACGGTTTGGTCAGGGTGCCGCTGGTGTTTTGGCATCCGAAAAAGCTAATGCAAAACTTGCGGAGCGACGCATTGGTCGAGCTGATTGATGTTGTGCCGACGCTGTTGGAACTGGCTGGTCTGCCTGTTTCGGGGAAGATTCAGGGGAAAAGCTTGTTGCCCATATTGACCGGCGAGGCCTCGGCGGATTTTCACAAGGAACATGTCCGCTGTGAATATTATGACAAAAGCTCGAATGAGGGTGGGAAAATCGCCGGCGGGACCATGTTTCGAACCAAGAAATACAAGCTGGCGCTTTATCATGGCCATGCCAAGGGCGAGCTTTTCGACATGGAAAACGATCCCGATGAATTCACCAACCTGTGGGATGATCCCGCGCACCAGCAAGTTCTCATGAAATTGATAAGGCAAAGCTATGATGCCTCGATTGAGGCCTTTGACAAGGGGCCGGAAAAAATAGCGCGCTATTGA
- a CDS encoding sulfatase, translated as MKTRNMLKTSAFVLAVPLFAQAEPVAKNILVILADDLGVMDLGCYNKNTFYETPNLDKLAAQGVRFTDGYASCPVCSPSRFSLMTGRYATRAGATNWFGAKRNGRFLQAQMIHYMPSEEVTLAERLRETGYQTFFVGKWHLGEDEKYWPEHQGFDKNVAGWRRGSPASYFSPYKNPRLPDGPEGEHLTDRLATESISLLRNRDKTRPFLLYHSFYQVHTPLQAPAALVEKYKAKAIKLGLDHGENFGEEEQAWQSTQPRRVRIRQNHAVYAAMVESMDAAVGRILDELARQGLLESTLVIFTSDNGGLSTSEGHPTCNLPYRGGKGWLYEGGLRVPCIARLPGAVHGGRVCRTPISSIDMLPTALAFAGVSLPADREIDGVSLMALLENGNVPERDALYWHYPHYGNQGGFPASAIRMGDWKLIERLEDGRVHLYNLSTDVGEKNDLAAQEPERVAKMRSQLHAWYKETGARFLQPKPGGPVPWKPSFYIN; from the coding sequence ATGAAAACACGCAATATGCTAAAAACAAGCGCGTTCGTTCTTGCGGTTCCCTTGTTCGCGCAGGCTGAGCCGGTCGCGAAAAATATCCTTGTGATTCTGGCCGACGATCTGGGTGTCATGGATTTGGGATGTTATAATAAAAATACTTTTTATGAGACCCCCAACTTGGACAAACTTGCCGCGCAAGGAGTGCGATTTACCGATGGTTATGCGTCTTGCCCGGTTTGCAGTCCCTCGCGTTTCAGTTTGATGACCGGGCGCTATGCCACGCGCGCCGGCGCCACAAATTGGTTTGGCGCCAAACGCAATGGCAGATTTCTGCAGGCGCAAATGATTCATTACATGCCGTCGGAAGAGGTTACCCTTGCCGAGCGTTTGCGGGAGACTGGTTATCAGACGTTTTTTGTCGGCAAGTGGCACTTGGGCGAGGACGAAAAATACTGGCCCGAGCACCAGGGGTTCGACAAGAATGTCGCGGGCTGGCGGCGCGGCAGCCCGGCGAGTTATTTTTCTCCTTATAAAAACCCACGCCTTCCTGATGGTCCCGAGGGCGAGCATCTCACCGACAGGCTCGCGACCGAAAGTATTTCGCTATTGCGAAACAGGGACAAGACACGGCCATTTTTGTTGTATCATAGTTTTTATCAAGTGCACACGCCGTTGCAGGCTCCGGCCGCACTGGTTGAAAAGTATAAGGCAAAGGCGATAAAACTCGGCCTCGATCACGGGGAAAATTTTGGCGAAGAGGAGCAGGCGTGGCAGAGCACGCAACCCCGTCGTGTGCGTATTCGGCAAAATCATGCCGTCTATGCGGCCATGGTGGAAAGCATGGACGCCGCGGTTGGGCGGATTCTGGACGAACTCGCCAGACAAGGCCTGCTGGAAAGCACCCTTGTTATTTTTACGTCCGACAACGGCGGCCTGAGCACCAGTGAGGGACATCCCACGTGCAATTTGCCTTATCGCGGAGGCAAGGGGTGGCTGTATGAAGGCGGGTTGAGAGTTCCTTGTATAGCGAGACTACCCGGGGCGGTGCATGGTGGACGCGTCTGTCGCACGCCGATAAGCAGCATCGACATGCTGCCAACCGCGCTTGCGTTTGCCGGAGTGTCGTTGCCGGCTGACCGCGAGATCGACGGTGTTAGCCTGATGGCGCTGTTGGAAAACGGCAATGTGCCGGAGCGGGATGCGCTTTACTGGCATTATCCCCACTACGGTAACCAAGGAGGGTTTCCCGCCTCGGCCATTCGCATGGGCGACTGGAAACTGATTGAGCGGTTGGAGGACGGCCGGGTGCACTTGTATAATTTAAGCACAGACGTCGGCGAAAAAAACGATCTGGCCGCGCAAGAGCCTGAGCGTGTCGCCAAAATGCGTTCGCAGTTGCACGCTTGGTATAAAGAAACCGGAGCTCGTTTTTTACAGCCCAAACCTGGCGGTCCGGTTCCATGGAAACCGAGTTTTTATATAAATTAA
- a CDS encoding glycosyl hydrolase: MKKYWRRFLFLASVALLGCVCAGGPPRGDDIKAGAFLSPPAWARPQVMWHWVGYNVTKEGITKDLESMKNAGIAGALIFQITSAGTSRFTSLANVYTPGIEYYNDKWFALLRHAAAEADRLGLELGLHNCIGWSVSGGSWITPENTMMQVVWSEAGITGPIAYDKFLAQPASKLNYYKDIAVLLVPRSGEPSPGKIIDVTDKMRPDGRLICEIPKGKYTIYRFGHTPTGSKPSAAPKNTNALEADKMSAHAMRLHMKNVLKPLKKNLGDYFGRSFKIINFDSYEAGAQNWTPLMRTEFQARKGYDIIPWLPVLAGRIIESKEASEGFQRDLKTVIADMYLEYSFRLPKKMINEMGLEMQSEPYMTGPGHHPKPFNTFDAAPVVDRPTTEFWFHRRRDELDIWQVNAALPFFGKTVLSAEAFSGRGEHSSWNETPARLKFSGDIAFSRGVNRMILHHWVHQPFPDHLKPGMCMGPWGTHFGRNQTWYEPGKAWLSYLARSQYLLQQGEKVSDFVSLDVYMPGGDVISRKTLLNHVTIKDGNVVSPTGRTYKLLAVPNQGTLELETLEKIGEVVEQGAVIFGPKPTTPAPCRDFPAAAKRFKKLADRLWGEGTPSSKGENICGSGKVLWGGSVEEALRGLGVSPSVKFNGAVDDSICWQHRKAGDTDIFYFSNIEAKPKLLNLVLRSENKTPEIWNPETGSVSPLAVWHPTDAGVGVSLPLKANEALFVVFRKPVARKDFAANVISPESGVSYAMEARADAGWIVKAPEAGDYILQTAAGKTLRATVASAPESMAISGEWKVKFEPPAGGSFSSKLTTLESWTCSGDKRIKYFSGTAIYTNTFTIPKGNIANDLSVLLKLGDVREMASVSINGRQVGTLWHAPFEIDVTQYIKPGVNEISISVTNTWANRLIGDGQYPDDCEWGWGNAKEGRPLRMFPAWLIEGKPRPSAQRQAFSTWNYFTEKSALLDAGLLGEVKLEFWRHAAFQ, translated from the coding sequence ATGAAAAAATATTGGCGCAGGTTTCTATTTCTTGCAAGCGTTGCTCTCCTGGGCTGCGTTTGCGCTGGAGGCCCGCCGCGTGGTGATGACATTAAGGCTGGCGCATTTCTATCGCCGCCGGCATGGGCGCGTCCGCAGGTCATGTGGCACTGGGTCGGATATAATGTCACAAAGGAGGGGATTACCAAGGATCTGGAATCCATGAAAAACGCCGGCATTGCGGGTGCGCTAATTTTTCAAATCACCTCCGCCGGCACGAGTCGTTTCACTTCGCTTGCCAATGTCTATACGCCGGGAATCGAATATTATAATGACAAATGGTTCGCCCTGCTAAGGCATGCCGCCGCCGAGGCCGACCGACTTGGACTGGAGCTGGGTCTGCATAATTGCATCGGCTGGTCGGTCAGCGGCGGTTCATGGATAACACCGGAAAACACCATGATGCAGGTCGTTTGGTCCGAGGCGGGCATCACCGGTCCCATTGCGTATGACAAGTTTCTCGCACAACCCGCGAGTAAATTGAATTACTATAAGGATATCGCGGTGCTGCTTGTGCCAAGAAGCGGCGAGCCTTCGCCGGGGAAGATTATTGATGTAACCGACAAGATGCGGCCGGACGGAAGACTTATTTGCGAGATTCCCAAGGGGAAGTATACAATCTATCGCTTCGGACACACGCCCACAGGGTCAAAACCAAGTGCCGCGCCGAAAAACACCAATGCGCTGGAAGCCGACAAGATGAGCGCTCATGCCATGCGGCTTCACATGAAAAATGTGCTGAAGCCTCTGAAAAAAAACCTCGGCGACTATTTTGGCCGATCATTCAAAATCATTAACTTCGATAGTTATGAGGCTGGCGCACAAAACTGGACTCCCTTGATGCGGACTGAATTTCAAGCGCGCAAAGGTTATGACATCATTCCGTGGCTGCCTGTTCTGGCGGGGCGCATTATCGAGAGCAAGGAAGCGTCGGAAGGCTTTCAGAGGGACTTGAAAACGGTAATTGCCGACATGTATCTTGAATACAGTTTCCGGCTTCCAAAGAAAATGATCAATGAGATGGGGCTGGAAATGCAAAGCGAGCCCTATATGACGGGGCCGGGCCATCACCCCAAGCCGTTTAATACATTCGATGCAGCCCCGGTTGTGGACAGACCCACAACGGAATTTTGGTTTCACAGGCGCAGGGACGAGTTGGACATATGGCAAGTTAACGCGGCGCTTCCATTTTTTGGGAAAACTGTTTTGAGCGCGGAGGCATTTTCGGGGCGCGGAGAGCACAGTAGTTGGAACGAGACGCCCGCGCGTCTCAAATTTAGCGGCGACATTGCGTTTTCGCGCGGCGTGAATCGCATGATATTGCATCATTGGGTGCACCAGCCTTTCCCCGATCACCTGAAGCCCGGCATGTGCATGGGTCCTTGGGGCACGCATTTTGGGCGCAATCAAACCTGGTATGAACCGGGCAAGGCATGGCTCTCCTATCTGGCGCGCTCGCAATATTTGCTGCAACAGGGGGAAAAAGTATCAGACTTCGTTTCACTGGATGTTTACATGCCGGGTGGAGATGTGATTTCCCGAAAAACATTATTAAATCACGTCACCATAAAAGACGGAAATGTCGTCAGTCCAACCGGGCGGACTTATAAATTGCTGGCCGTGCCCAATCAAGGGACGCTGGAATTGGAGACTTTGGAGAAGATCGGGGAAGTCGTGGAGCAAGGCGCTGTTATTTTCGGCCCGAAACCGACAACCCCTGCTCCATGCCGGGATTTTCCAGCCGCCGCAAAGCGATTCAAGAAGCTGGCCGACCGACTTTGGGGCGAGGGGACGCCTTCTTCCAAGGGGGAAAACATTTGCGGAAGCGGAAAGGTCTTGTGGGGAGGTTCCGTCGAGGAGGCTTTGCGGGGATTGGGCGTTTCTCCCAGTGTAAAATTCAACGGCGCTGTCGATGATTCCATTTGCTGGCAGCATCGTAAGGCAGGTGACACGGACATTTTTTATTTTTCGAATATAGAGGCGAAACCGAAGCTCTTGAATCTTGTTTTAAGGTCTGAAAACAAAACTCCGGAAATTTGGAATCCTGAAACCGGCAGTGTTTCGCCGCTGGCGGTCTGGCATCCAACGGACGCAGGCGTAGGCGTGTCACTGCCGCTAAAGGCAAATGAAGCGCTGTTTGTGGTTTTCAGAAAACCTGTCGCGCGGAAGGATTTTGCCGCCAATGTCATTTCTCCTGAATCCGGCGTCTCGTATGCCATGGAGGCGCGAGCGGATGCTGGATGGATTGTGAAGGCGCCGGAAGCGGGCGATTACATATTGCAGACGGCTGCGGGAAAAACATTGCGCGCCACTGTTGCATCCGCGCCAGAGAGTATGGCGATTTCCGGAGAATGGAAGGTGAAGTTCGAGCCGCCTGCCGGCGGGTCTTTTTCAAGCAAATTGACCACGCTTGAGTCGTGGACGTGCTCCGGGGACAAGCGCATAAAATATTTTTCCGGAACGGCAATTTATACAAACACATTCACCATTCCCAAAGGCAATATCGCTAATGATTTGTCCGTGTTGCTTAAACTGGGGGACGTCAGGGAAATGGCGTCCGTCTCAATCAATGGGCGCCAGGTGGGAACGCTTTGGCATGCGCCATTTGAAATTGATGTCACTCAATATATAAAGCCGGGGGTGAACGAAATTTCCATTTCGGTGACCAACACTTGGGCCAACCGGTTGATTGGCGACGGCCAATATCCTGACGATTGCGAATGGGGCTGGGGAAACGCCAAGGAGGGGCGCCCCTTGCGAATGTTTCCCGCGTGGTTGATCGAAGGGAAGCCCCGCCCTTCGGCGCAGCGGCAGGCGTTTTCGACATGGAATTACTTCACTGAAAAGTCAGCACTGCTGGACGCCGGTTTGCTGGGCGAGGTGAAGTTGGAATTTTGGAGGCACGCTGCATTTCAATGA